One Fontisphaera persica DNA window includes the following coding sequences:
- a CDS encoding glycoside hydrolase family 172 protein — MKRPFTCLYLAAGAVALLLAPVLTAQTITTASLIEEMVDLRRMAEFPNPPYTCKQFSSYDRASKSAKEEKSWFANADAGHYLRVEDRAGRKEYVMMDAEGPGAIVRIWSANPAGVLRVYIDGNETPVIEAPMTEVLGGKYPGFPKPIAGERSRGWNLYFPIPYAKSCKVTSDKGGFYYHVNYRTYPAGTAVQSFAPDTLKNLAGRIEKLAAQLAAPRSTGAASAGQVEASEIRLDPGESREVYFEGPAAIASIVCRVKAGNLDKALRGVLVNIEFDDQRCVAAPLGDLFGSAPGINPYESLPLGMTKEGEMYCHWFMPFKSAAYIQLHNTTDQAVTIQGEVTLQKYQWTDASMHFHAKWRAQFDVPTRPMIDWNYLTAKGQGVFAGVSFAIDNPVKDWWGEGDEKIYVDGETFPSHFGTGTEDYYGYAWCFPGLFTHAYHSQSRCDGPGNYGRTSVNRFHILDRIPFSKDFKFDMELWHWHAKCVVNMAVTAYWYAKPGATDTFPAIQPAQAIVRPMAEYVVPRVAGAIEGEKMRVIRVNGTVGPQDWDGLSAGVHLWWHAGIKPGDSLVVGFQVPKAGKYRVMGHFLSARDYGIHQLAINGKKCGDPIDFYNPEVRPTKELDLGVHELKEGENEFSATAIGANEKAEKAYMFGLDYLLLKPAE, encoded by the coding sequence ATGAAACGCCCCTTCACATGCCTTTATCTGGCCGCTGGCGCTGTGGCTTTGCTGCTTGCGCCAGTCCTGACGGCTCAAACCATCACCACCGCCTCCCTGATTGAAGAAATGGTGGATTTGCGGAGAATGGCCGAGTTTCCCAACCCGCCTTATACCTGCAAGCAGTTCTCCAGCTACGACCGGGCGTCCAAGTCCGCCAAGGAGGAGAAATCGTGGTTTGCCAACGCCGATGCCGGCCACTATTTGCGCGTGGAGGACCGCGCCGGCCGCAAGGAATATGTCATGATGGACGCCGAGGGGCCGGGAGCGATTGTCCGCATCTGGTCTGCCAACCCCGCCGGGGTGCTGCGGGTCTATATTGATGGCAACGAGACGCCGGTGATTGAAGCGCCAATGACCGAGGTGCTGGGCGGCAAATATCCGGGATTTCCCAAGCCCATCGCCGGCGAGCGCAGCCGCGGGTGGAATCTCTATTTTCCGATTCCTTACGCCAAAAGCTGCAAGGTCACCAGCGACAAGGGCGGTTTTTATTACCACGTCAATTACCGCACCTACCCGGCGGGCACGGCGGTCCAGTCGTTTGCGCCGGATACCTTGAAAAACCTTGCAGGGCGCATTGAGAAGCTTGCCGCGCAACTGGCGGCTCCGCGTTCCACGGGGGCGGCCAGCGCCGGGCAGGTGGAGGCTTCGGAAATCCGGCTGGACCCCGGCGAGTCGCGGGAGGTGTATTTTGAAGGCCCGGCCGCCATTGCCAGCATTGTTTGCCGCGTAAAAGCTGGAAACCTGGATAAGGCGCTGCGCGGGGTGCTGGTGAACATTGAATTTGATGACCAGCGTTGCGTGGCCGCGCCGCTGGGGGATTTATTCGGCAGCGCGCCGGGCATCAACCCTTATGAATCCCTGCCGCTCGGGATGACCAAGGAAGGTGAGATGTATTGCCACTGGTTCATGCCCTTCAAATCGGCCGCTTACATCCAATTGCATAACACCACGGACCAGGCGGTCACCATTCAGGGCGAAGTGACCCTGCAAAAATACCAGTGGACCGATGCCTCGATGCATTTCCATGCCAAGTGGCGGGCGCAATTTGACGTGCCCACCCGGCCGATGATTGACTGGAATTACTTGACGGCCAAGGGCCAGGGGGTGTTTGCCGGCGTTTCCTTCGCCATAGATAACCCGGTGAAAGATTGGTGGGGGGAAGGTGACGAAAAAATCTACGTGGACGGTGAGACTTTCCCCAGCCATTTTGGCACGGGCACGGAGGATTATTATGGTTATGCGTGGTGTTTCCCCGGTCTCTTTACCCACGCCTACCACTCGCAATCCCGTTGCGACGGACCCGGTAATTACGGCCGCACCAGTGTCAACCGTTTTCACATCCTGGACCGGATTCCGTTCAGCAAAGACTTCAAGTTTGATATGGAGCTTTGGCACTGGCATGCCAAATGCGTGGTCAACATGGCGGTCACCGCCTATTGGTACGCCAAGCCGGGCGCCACGGATACCTTCCCTGCCATCCAGCCCGCTCAAGCCATCGTCCGCCCCATGGCGGAGTACGTCGTGCCCCGGGTGGCGGGCGCCATTGAGGGCGAAAAAATGCGGGTCATCCGTGTGAATGGCACGGTGGGCCCGCAAGATTGGGATGGACTCAGCGCAGGCGTCCATCTGTGGTGGCATGCGGGCATCAAACCGGGCGACAGCCTGGTGGTCGGCTTCCAGGTGCCCAAGGCAGGGAAATACCGCGTAATGGGACACTTCCTCAGCGCTCGCGATTATGGCATCCACCAGCTTGCCATTAATGGCAAAAAATGTGGGGACCCCATTGACTTTTACAACCCGGAAGTACGGCCCACCAAGGAGCTGGATTTGGGTGTGCATGAGCTGAAGGAGGGCGAAAACGAATTCAGCGCCACAGCCATAGGGGCCAATGAAAAGGCTGAAAAGGCCTATATGTTTGGCCTGGATTATCTCTTGCTCAAGCCAGCCGAGTAG